A window of Stutzerimonas stutzeri genomic DNA:
CTTCTCGCTACTGCTGCCGGCGTTCGTGCTGAGCGAGCTGAAGACTGCATTTCAGCTGGGCTTCATGATCTTTGTGCCGTTTCTGGTGATCGACCTGGTGGTGGCCAGCGTGCTGATGGCGATGGGCATGATGATGCTCTCGCCGATGATGATTTCGTTGCCGTTCAAATTGATGGTGTTCGTGCTGGTCGACGGCTGGGCGCTGTTGATGGGGACGTTGACCACCAGTATTCAGCCGTTTTAGGTGGTGAGAATGGATGCCTTTGCCGTGCGCCTTACCTGTAGGAGCGAGCTTGCTCGCGAAGCGTTTGGGCTTGGGTTTCTGGAGGCATGGCCTGTTAGCGGCGTTGGCCGATACATCGGTTTCGCCCTGCTGGGCGACTCACTTTTTTCAAACGCGAAAAAAGTAAGCAAAAACGCTTGCCCCTCCATACGGCCCCGGCTGCGCCGGGGTTCCCTCGCTCCGGTGACGTTCCAGGGGCCCGCCGCGAAGGGCCATCCCTGGCCCATCGCGGCTCTCGCGGCATCCATGCCGCTCAACCCCTTCCACGCCACCTACGCTCGGCCTTCTGAAAGGGGCGATTCGGTCGCGCCTGAAAGGCCATGCAGCGAAGTGGATGTGCGGGGTTCAAGAGAATGTAGGGTGGGTAACGCGAAGCTTACCCACCGATATTCAAAGGCAAATTTCGATACCGATTGCCGCGTCGATTGCGGTGGAAAATGCTTCGCAGTTTTCCACCCTACGGAGCCTGCCTGCGGCCAAAGCTGCTTTTGCATCGCACGACCTGACAGGCGACACCAAACGCCCCTTTCAGAAGGCCGAATGGAATCGCTGCGCAGAGGGGCGAGCGGCATGGATGCCGCGAGAGCCGTGAAGGGCCATGGATGGCCCTTGCGCGGCGACCCTCGGAGCAGCGATGGAATGAGGGAAGTCGAGCGCAGCGAGACCCGGATGGAGGGGCAAGCGTTTTTGCTTACTTTTTTCGCGACTGAAAAAAGTGAGTCGCCCAGCAGGGCGAAACCAATGCGTCGGCCATCCCGGCCAATAGGCATTAACCCCAGAAGCCCAAGCCGAAACGCTTCGTGGCCAAGCCCGCTCCCACAACAAGCAAAGCCAAAGCTGCAGTTCGCCGCCTGGCCAAGCGGTGCATTCACCGTCACCTCAAAGGTGCCCCAATGCTAACCCCCGACACCGCCGTCCATATCGTCTCCAACGCCATCCACGTGATCGTCCTGGTGGTCTGCGTGCTGATCGTCCCGAGTCTGCTCGGCGGCCTCTTGATCAGCATTTTCCAGGCCGCCACGCAGATCAACGAACAGATGCTGAGCTTCCTCCCACGTCTGTTGATCACCCTCGGCATGCTGGTGTTCGCCGGGCACTGGATCCTGCGCACGCTGAGCGACCTGTTCATCGAAACCTTCCAGCAGGCGGGTCGCTTGGTCGGCTGAATCATGCCCAACGATCCCCTCATGCACGCTGGCCAATACCTGCAATCGCTGCTCGCCTACTGGTGGCCGTTCTGCCGGATCATGGCCGTGTTCAGCCTGGCTCCGATGTTCAGCCACAAGGCGATCAGCGTGCGTGTGCGCATCCTCCTGGCGCTGGCGCTGACCCTGGTGCTGGGCGCCGCGTTGCCGACGCCGCCCAATCTCGACCCGCTGTCGCTGGCTGGCATGCTGGCGGCCATCGAGCAGATCGCCATGGGTTTGCTGCTGGGCCTGGCGCTGCTCCTGGTCTTCACCGTGTTCACCCTGATCGGTGACGTGGTCTCGACCCAGCTCGGTCTGTCCATGGCGGTGTTCAACGACCCCATGAACGGCGTCTCCTCGGCCTCGATCATCTACCAGCTGTATTTCATCCTGCTGGCGCTGCTGTTCTTCGCCATCGACGGCCATCTGGTCACGGTGAGCATCATCTACCAGAGCTTCGTCTACTGGCCGATCGGCAGCGGGCTGTTCTACGACGGCTTGCAGACCATTGCCTGGTCGATGGCCTGGGTGATTTCGGCGGCGCTGCTGATCGCTCTGCCGATCGTCTTCTGCATGACGCTGGTGCAGTTCTGCTTCGGCCTGCTCAATCGCATCTCGCCGGCGATGAACCTGTTCTCGCTGGGCTTTCCCATGGCGATCCTGGCCGGGTTGTCGCTGATCTACCTGACCCTGCCGAACCTCGCCGAGGCCTACCTGCATCTGACCCGCGACCTGCTGGACAAGATCGGCGTACTGCTCAGGAGCAGCGGCCATGTCTGAGCAGAACAGCAGCCAGGAAAAGACCGAAGAGGCCTCCGAGCAGAAACTCAAGAAGAGTCGCGACGACGGCCAGGTCACCCGCTCCAAGGACGTCGCTACCACCGTTTCGCTGCTCGCCACGCTGTTGCTGCTCAAGCTCAGCGCCGGGCTGTTTCTCGACGGCATGCAGCAGAGCTTCAGCTACTCCTA
This region includes:
- a CDS encoding flagellar biosynthetic protein FliQ, whose product is MLTPDTAVHIVSNAIHVIVLVVCVLIVPSLLGGLLISIFQAATQINEQMLSFLPRLLITLGMLVFAGHWILRTLSDLFIETFQQAGRLVG
- the fliR gene encoding flagellar biosynthetic protein FliR, whose product is MHAGQYLQSLLAYWWPFCRIMAVFSLAPMFSHKAISVRVRILLALALTLVLGAALPTPPNLDPLSLAGMLAAIEQIAMGLLLGLALLLVFTVFTLIGDVVSTQLGLSMAVFNDPMNGVSSASIIYQLYFILLALLFFAIDGHLVTVSIIYQSFVYWPIGSGLFYDGLQTIAWSMAWVISAALLIALPIVFCMTLVQFCFGLLNRISPAMNLFSLGFPMAILAGLSLIYLTLPNLAEAYLHLTRDLLDKIGVLLRSSGHV